A genomic window from Microbacterium sp. H1-D42 includes:
- a CDS encoding DUF6325 family protein → MQLGDASLLLVHLDRERIGSALLEALPAAGDVNVVRLLDVIVVTRRAARRGSLTEIDVSELALAGITLRTPGLIGVEDAAGLTAHLDIGASAAIILVEHSAAAGAASALPLLHDRIIEVRRVPASVANAIWQSAEAVPVTRPHRIRRRCTMTYPAVHDTARP, encoded by the coding sequence ATGCAACTGGGCGATGCGAGCCTGCTGCTGGTGCATCTGGACCGCGAACGCATCGGCTCCGCGCTGTTGGAGGCTCTACCGGCCGCCGGGGATGTGAATGTGGTGCGGCTGCTGGACGTGATCGTCGTGACGCGGCGCGCGGCGCGGCGGGGTTCCCTCACCGAGATCGACGTCTCCGAGCTCGCACTTGCCGGCATCACGCTCCGCACCCCGGGCCTGATCGGAGTCGAGGATGCCGCCGGACTCACGGCGCACCTCGACATCGGCGCGAGTGCCGCGATCATCCTCGTCGAGCACAGTGCGGCCGCAGGCGCCGCGTCGGCTCTGCCGCTGCTTCACGACCGCATCATCGAAGTACGCCGCGTGCCCGCGTCCGTGGCGAATGCCATCTGGCAATCCGCAGAGGCTGTGCCGGTCACACGTCCACACCGCATCCGACGTCGCTGCACCATGACCTACCCTGCAGTTCATGACACCGCCCGACCATGA
- a CDS encoding SulP family inorganic anion transporter has protein sequence MQRPLVGLTRQNLVRELLAGVTLLAIAIPLNIGYAQIAGLPATAGLYALILPTVVYALVVSSRQVVASPDAAAAALVAASIGGLAAAGSEDYATLALAQAIICGVLFILLSVFKLGFLANFLSKPILIGFVGGLALDILVSQVAKMLGVKIDSGGEFVEKLGGLIGGLGTTNLWSLAISVASITTLLLGKRLLGMVPWALVVMVAATVFVLVADLGDSGVAVLGEVPAGPPQLTWPMLDWHTWLLLIPSAIALTMVTTAEGLLVSRSYGEKRHYPTRPNRDLLAFGVANIAAGAQGSFAVGSSTSRTAAMDQAGSRTQLPSLVLAAGTLLLLLFGTALLEDIPSPAIGAIVGVAILPLLGFREFAALWRMDRFEFVIGAVCFLVTLFVGSIPGILVAFVLALINIAKRASTPAIDVLAENDLPTASLLDEAPQGAMTAPGVVVVRMAAPLFFANGDAFASAVRTAVRAPGAGAVKHVVIDMEAVTDADVTAAESFEGLTSWLKTEGVTLSFSRLRAPARPRLERLGILDGQQVFDTNRAALDRLRADHV, from the coding sequence GTGCAGAGACCTCTGGTCGGGCTCACACGACAGAATCTGGTACGCGAACTGCTGGCCGGTGTCACGCTGCTCGCGATCGCGATCCCGCTCAATATCGGCTACGCCCAGATCGCCGGGCTGCCGGCCACGGCAGGACTCTACGCACTGATCCTTCCCACTGTCGTGTACGCACTGGTGGTGTCGTCTCGGCAGGTGGTGGCATCGCCTGACGCCGCCGCGGCGGCACTCGTGGCCGCGTCGATCGGCGGCCTCGCCGCCGCCGGATCCGAGGATTACGCCACCCTGGCGCTCGCACAGGCCATCATCTGCGGTGTCCTGTTCATCCTGCTGTCGGTGTTCAAGCTCGGCTTTCTGGCGAACTTCCTGTCGAAGCCGATCCTCATCGGATTCGTCGGCGGCCTCGCGCTGGACATCCTGGTCTCGCAAGTCGCGAAGATGCTCGGCGTCAAGATCGACTCCGGCGGAGAATTCGTGGAGAAGCTCGGCGGGCTGATCGGCGGACTGGGCACGACCAACCTGTGGTCGCTGGCGATCTCGGTCGCCTCGATCACCACCCTGCTGCTCGGCAAGCGACTGCTGGGGATGGTGCCGTGGGCGCTGGTCGTCATGGTGGCGGCCACCGTGTTCGTGCTCGTGGCCGATCTCGGCGACAGCGGCGTCGCCGTGCTCGGTGAAGTGCCGGCAGGACCCCCGCAGCTCACCTGGCCGATGCTGGACTGGCATACCTGGCTCCTCCTGATCCCCTCCGCGATCGCGCTGACCATGGTGACGACGGCGGAGGGCCTGCTGGTCTCGCGCTCATACGGTGAGAAGCGCCACTACCCGACCAGGCCGAACCGCGACCTCCTGGCCTTCGGTGTCGCGAACATCGCGGCCGGTGCGCAGGGCAGCTTCGCAGTCGGGTCTTCGACGAGCCGCACCGCAGCCATGGACCAGGCAGGGTCCCGCACCCAGCTGCCCTCGCTCGTGCTCGCGGCGGGCACACTGCTGCTCCTGCTGTTCGGCACGGCGCTGCTGGAAGACATCCCGTCGCCTGCCATCGGCGCGATCGTCGGGGTGGCGATCCTGCCGCTGCTCGGCTTCCGCGAGTTCGCCGCCCTGTGGCGCATGGACCGGTTCGAGTTCGTCATCGGCGCGGTGTGCTTCCTGGTCACCCTTTTCGTCGGATCGATCCCCGGCATCCTCGTCGCCTTCGTCCTGGCGCTCATCAACATCGCCAAGCGCGCGTCGACCCCTGCGATCGATGTTCTCGCCGAGAACGATCTGCCGACCGCCTCCCTGCTGGACGAAGCACCGCAGGGCGCGATGACTGCGCCGGGCGTCGTCGTGGTGCGAATGGCGGCGCCGCTGTTCTTCGCGAACGGTGATGCGTTCGCGTCCGCCGTCCGCACCGCCGTGCGGGCCCCTGGCGCAGGCGCAGTCAAGCACGTCGTGATCGATATGGAGGCGGTGACGGATGCTGATGTCACCGCGGCCGAGTCGTTCGAGGGCCTCACCTCATGGTTGAAGACGGAGGGCGTGACGCTGTCGTTCAGCCGCCTGCGCGCGCCGGCGCGCCCACGACTCGAGCGCCTGGGGATCCTCGACGGACAGCAGGTGTTCGACACCAATCGCGCAGCCCTGGACCGACTGAGGGCAGATCACGTCTGA
- a CDS encoding DUF6325 family protein: MIDFRYGPVEFYLVGFEGDGPDPATFQALGDLIANGTVRLLDFVLVSRSAEGELEVLDVDLEQNGLLGDAVPLADGLAGEEDIAMLAEHVPAGTTAAIVVLELAFARELAQKMTAAGGEVLRTERVPAPVVNAMMDILEQEGE, from the coding sequence ATGATCGATTTTCGCTACGGGCCCGTCGAGTTCTATCTCGTCGGATTCGAAGGGGACGGTCCGGATCCCGCCACCTTCCAGGCGCTCGGTGATCTGATCGCGAACGGGACGGTGCGTCTGCTGGACTTCGTGCTCGTCTCGAGGTCCGCTGAAGGCGAGCTCGAAGTCCTCGACGTGGACCTCGAGCAGAACGGCCTCCTCGGCGATGCGGTGCCCCTCGCAGATGGCCTCGCCGGTGAGGAGGACATCGCCATGCTCGCCGAGCACGTCCCGGCAGGGACGACGGCTGCGATCGTCGTGCTCGAACTGGCATTCGCACGCGAGCTGGCACAGAAGATGACAGCGGCGGGTGGTGAGGTGCTGCGCACGGAGCGCGTGCCTGCTCCCGTCGTGAACGCCATGATGGACATCCTTGAGCAGGAAGGTGAGTGA